In a single window of the Thermofilaceae archaeon genome:
- a CDS encoding aldo/keto reductase: MVNVPKVVLNNGVEMPILGYGTFQIIDPVQCEQCVYEAIKVGYRLIDTAAAYMNEEAVGRAVRRAIDEGLVRREDLFITTKLWIQDAGYEKAKRAFERSLKRLQLDYIDLYLIHQPFGDVHCAWRAMEELYREGLIRAIGVSNFYPDRLMDLICHHEVIPAVNQVEIHPFHQQEEAVEFMRKWKIQPEAWAPFAEGRYNIFQNEVLLSIAKKHGKTVAQIILRWLIQRGIVAIPKTVRKERMIENISVFDFELDKEDFEKIRTLDRKESAFFSHRDPEAVRRLCSFKLST, encoded by the coding sequence ATGGTTAACGTCCCGAAAGTCGTTTTGAACAATGGGGTTGAGATGCCCATACTCGGCTATGGGACGTTTCAGATAATCGACCCGGTTCAATGCGAACAGTGTGTCTATGAGGCGATCAAGGTGGGCTACAGGTTGATCGATACGGCAGCCGCTTACATGAACGAGGAAGCTGTCGGGAGAGCCGTAAGGAGAGCGATTGATGAAGGCCTCGTTAGGAGGGAGGACCTCTTTATCACCACGAAACTGTGGATACAAGATGCCGGCTATGAGAAAGCGAAAAGGGCTTTCGAACGATCCCTCAAGCGGCTTCAGCTCGATTACATCGACTTGTACCTGATCCACCAACCCTTCGGGGATGTGCACTGTGCTTGGCGAGCGATGGAGGAGCTCTACCGCGAGGGGTTGATCAGGGCGATAGGCGTCAGCAACTTCTACCCGGATCGCTTGATGGATCTAATCTGTCATCACGAAGTGATCCCGGCTGTGAACCAGGTTGAGATACACCCCTTCCATCAACAGGAGGAGGCGGTCGAGTTTATGAGGAAATGGAAAATTCAACCTGAGGCCTGGGCCCCCTTCGCTGAGGGTAGGTACAACATCTTTCAAAATGAGGTTCTGCTATCAATAGCTAAAAAACATGGTAAAACAGTTGCTCAAATCATTCTAAGATGGTTGATACAAAGAGGAATTGTAGCTATTCCCAAAACTGTTCGTAAGGAAAGAATGATAGAAAACATAAGCGTTTTTGACTTTGAATTGGATAAAGAGGATTTTGAGAAGATCAGGACATTAGATAGAAAGGAAAGCGCCTTCTTTTCACACAGAGATCCTGAAGCTGTTAGGCGACTCTGCTCGTTTAAACTAAGTACGTAG
- the tpiA gene encoding triose-phosphate isomerase: MNGSRINFPLILINFKCYREASGKRGLELARVAEQISRETGVCIAVAPQLTDLAFVASQVEIPVFSQHVDDVEPGSHTGHVTLEAIKDAGAVGTLINHSERRVRADQIDVVVKKARTLNLTTVVCTNTPEVTAAMAALGPDMVAIEPPELIGTGIPVSRAKPEVVTSSVELVRRVNPQVRVLCGAGITTGEDVAAALRLGTVGVLLASGVVKAKDWRKAIFDLIEPIIKK, encoded by the coding sequence GTGAACGGATCTAGAATAAACTTCCCCCTGATATTGATCAACTTCAAGTGCTACCGTGAGGCGAGCGGCAAGCGCGGCCTCGAGCTAGCGCGGGTCGCCGAGCAGATAAGTAGGGAGACGGGCGTCTGCATAGCTGTAGCACCCCAGCTCACGGACCTCGCCTTCGTCGCATCCCAGGTTGAGATACCAGTCTTCTCTCAGCACGTAGACGATGTGGAACCGGGTAGCCACACGGGGCATGTGACGCTCGAGGCGATTAAAGACGCCGGTGCGGTAGGCACACTCATCAACCATTCCGAGCGGCGTGTGCGCGCTGATCAAATCGACGTCGTGGTTAAAAAAGCGCGTACGTTGAATCTAACCACCGTCGTGTGCACTAACACCCCCGAAGTTACAGCCGCAATGGCCGCGCTGGGCCCAGACATGGTAGCCATCGAACCGCCCGAGCTCATCGGCACGGGAATCCCCGTATCCAGAGCTAAACCCGAAGTAGTCACGAGCTCCGTTGAGCTCGTGAGACGCGTTAACCCCCAAGTCCGAGTGCTTTGCGGAGCTGGTATCACAACCGGCGAAGACGTAGCTGCCGCCCTGAGACTAGGCACTGTGGGCGTCCTCTTAGCGTCAGGCGTCGTGAAAGCGAAAGATTGGAGGAAGGCCATATTCGACTTGATCGAGCCCATAATCAAAAAGTGA
- a CDS encoding radical SAM protein: protein MWRLLTLRPDALVVWENEEVKKRLSHYYGVMSDRRPARYRVAKRVPVELEKNVGLEEMWRVHREKVEEERELYERVEEDVNALSKIPAPEYSLIDLKADIASELIKACRLCEWRCGVDRTQGEKGVCGLTSEVRVASAFLHMGEEAPLVPSGTIFFTGCSFKCVFCQNWDISTNPLNGVPVGPRELAAIATKLRREGARNINYVGGNPDQQLHVILSSLKYMDVNVPLLWNSNMYMSVEALQLLLDIIDIWLPDFKYGNDECALRLSKVPRYFEVVSRNHKMAHDSGDMIIRHLVLPNHVECCTKPVLKWISENCPRALVNIMDQYRPEHLVAFYPEKYREIARRPSPRELEEAYAFADELGLVWRPVS from the coding sequence ATGTGGCGATTGCTGACCCTACGCCCTGACGCCTTGGTGGTGTGGGAGAACGAGGAGGTGAAAAAGAGGCTCTCGCACTACTACGGGGTGATGTCCGACCGAAGGCCCGCCCGATACAGGGTAGCGAAGCGCGTCCCTGTGGAGCTGGAGAAGAATGTCGGACTTGAGGAAATGTGGCGCGTTCACAGGGAGAAGGTTGAGGAGGAGAGAGAGCTGTACGAGAGGGTGGAGGAGGACGTAAACGCCTTGTCGAAGATTCCTGCTCCCGAGTACAGCCTGATAGATCTGAAGGCCGACATAGCCTCAGAGCTGATCAAGGCTTGCAGGTTGTGCGAGTGGAGGTGCGGTGTCGACAGAACTCAAGGTGAGAAAGGAGTCTGCGGCCTCACGAGCGAAGTGAGGGTTGCTTCGGCTTTCCTCCACATGGGAGAGGAAGCCCCTCTCGTGCCCTCCGGAACAATTTTCTTCACTGGCTGTAGCTTCAAGTGCGTTTTCTGCCAGAACTGGGATATCTCCACAAACCCCTTGAATGGCGTACCTGTTGGCCCCCGAGAGCTCGCCGCGATTGCCACCAAGCTGCGCAGGGAGGGGGCCCGCAACATCAATTACGTTGGTGGGAACCCAGATCAGCAGTTGCACGTGATCCTGTCTTCTCTAAAGTACATGGACGTCAACGTACCGCTCCTCTGGAATTCGAACATGTACATGTCTGTAGAAGCTCTTCAGCTGCTGCTGGACATCATAGACATATGGCTTCCCGACTTCAAGTACGGTAATGATGAGTGCGCGTTGAGGCTCTCAAAGGTGCCCAGGTACTTTGAAGTCGTTTCCCGGAACCACAAGATGGCCCACGATAGCGGGGACATGATCATACGCCACCTGGTCTTACCAAACCACGTGGAGTGTTGCACGAAACCCGTCCTCAAGTGGATCAGCGAGAACTGCCCGCGAGCACTGGTGAACATCATGGATCAGTATAGGCCCGAACACCTGGTTGCCTTCTACCCGGAGAAGTATAGAGAAATTGCACGGAGGCCGAGCCCAAGGGAACTCGAGGAGGCGTACGCCTTCGCTGACGAGCTGGGGCTAGTCTGGAGGCCGGTGTCTTGA
- the dph2 gene encoding diphthamide biosynthesis enzyme Dph2 — MQCAYDLEEQRVIEWARRFGYRSLLLQAPDGLKACARRLAESLASKGFDVVLSASHCWGGCDVALNEVKRAGCEALVHIGHHGPVRFKPPRSVLFVPGRSLIDLEEVAAKAASKLVEEGIRTVGVVASVQHVHALSSVVRKLGEQGLRALTSRSPDPFMQEGLIVGCDQRAAENLSKAVDAFLVIAGGVFHAIGVALATGVKTYAVDPYASSIRDVDREVKKVIALRLSHLSLALEARNATLVVSLKPGQRLTARQFRILWEVLKSKGYKVDVVAFDDVSREALENFGGSSLYVNLACPRLATDDHHLFPGPVVNPSELLAVLKGGIEAYTPSLSVTWWRSSRTSPSGAERPPPS; from the coding sequence ATGCAATGTGCTTACGACCTTGAGGAGCAGCGTGTCATTGAATGGGCGAGGCGCTTCGGTTACAGGAGCCTCCTACTGCAGGCACCCGACGGACTGAAGGCTTGCGCCCGAAGGCTAGCGGAATCGCTCGCCTCCAAAGGTTTCGATGTGGTGCTTTCAGCCAGCCACTGCTGGGGAGGTTGCGACGTAGCTCTAAATGAGGTGAAGCGCGCTGGATGTGAAGCGTTGGTGCACATCGGACACCATGGTCCAGTGCGATTCAAGCCCCCTCGGAGTGTTCTGTTCGTACCAGGTAGGTCTCTCATCGATCTTGAGGAGGTAGCCGCTAAGGCAGCTTCTAAGCTGGTTGAGGAAGGGATTAGGACGGTGGGCGTTGTAGCCAGCGTGCAACACGTGCACGCTCTCTCGAGCGTGGTTCGCAAACTCGGCGAGCAAGGTCTCAGGGCTCTAACCTCTCGCAGCCCTGATCCGTTTATGCAGGAGGGCCTCATCGTGGGTTGCGATCAAAGGGCGGCCGAAAATCTGAGCAAGGCGGTTGACGCCTTCCTCGTGATTGCAGGAGGCGTTTTTCATGCGATTGGCGTGGCGTTGGCCACCGGCGTAAAGACGTATGCCGTTGATCCCTATGCTAGTTCAATTCGCGATGTTGATAGGGAGGTCAAGAAAGTGATTGCTTTAAGGCTCTCTCACTTAAGCTTGGCCCTTGAGGCTAGGAACGCCACACTCGTTGTCTCGCTGAAGCCTGGTCAACGGCTAACAGCTAGGCAGTTCCGTATCCTATGGGAGGTTCTAAAGTCTAAAGGCTACAAAGTAGACGTTGTTGCGTTTGACGACGTGTCTCGAGAGGCGCTCGAGAACTTTGGGGGTAGTAGCCTTTACGTGAATCTGGCATGCCCCAGGTTAGCCACCGACGATCATCACCTCTTCCCCGGTCCCGTGGTTAACCCTTCGGAGCTTCTGGCAGTCTTAAAGGGAGGCATCGAAGCTTATACACCTAGTCTCAGCGTCACTTGGTGGAGATCTTCCCGTACGTCTCCTTCAGGAGCAGAGCGTCCTCCTCCAAGTTAG
- a CDS encoding TIM barrel protein encodes MALWKPDRLRFGPAGIPNRAKTRSTKHGVIEVRTLGLDAMEIEFVRRISLTQAAAREVESIARNLDVALTVHAPYYINLASPDPSKAKASAERIYQSAVVGAQAGAWSLCFHAAYYMGRESEYVYQVVRETLKDIAKRLQDEGVEIWLRPETTGAPTEFGSLEELIRLSSELEMVLPVVDFAHLHARSNGLFNSYDEFCRILTALEDGLGKEALHNMHMHVSGIEYGERGEIRHLNLRESDFNYESLMVALKEFGVKGVLICESPNLEEDALLLKETYGKISTK; translated from the coding sequence GTGGCCCTGTGGAAACCCGATAGGCTCCGCTTTGGCCCAGCAGGTATCCCAAACAGAGCTAAGACGAGGAGCACGAAGCACGGTGTAATTGAGGTGAGGACCCTCGGACTCGATGCGATGGAGATCGAGTTCGTGCGAAGAATCAGCCTAACCCAAGCGGCTGCGCGAGAGGTCGAATCGATCGCTAGAAACCTAGATGTTGCTTTGACTGTACACGCCCCCTACTACATCAACCTTGCGTCGCCCGATCCGAGCAAGGCTAAAGCAAGCGCAGAGCGCATCTACCAGTCTGCAGTAGTGGGAGCTCAAGCGGGAGCGTGGAGCCTCTGCTTTCACGCTGCCTACTACATGGGCAGGGAGAGCGAATACGTATACCAGGTAGTGAGGGAAACGTTGAAGGACATCGCAAAAAGGCTACAGGATGAGGGGGTCGAAATCTGGCTTAGGCCCGAAACAACGGGTGCACCCACGGAGTTCGGCTCGCTGGAGGAGCTGATCAGGCTCTCCAGCGAGCTGGAGATGGTCCTCCCCGTAGTTGACTTCGCTCATTTACACGCGAGGAGCAACGGCCTCTTCAACAGTTACGACGAATTCTGCCGCATCTTGACTGCCTTAGAGGATGGCCTCGGGAAGGAAGCGCTCCACAACATGCACATGCACGTGTCAGGGATCGAATACGGTGAAAGGGGGGAGATCCGACACCTCAATCTGCGGGAATCCGACTTTAACTACGAGAGTCTGATGGTTGCGCTGAAAGAGTTTGGAGTCAAAGGAGTCTTGATATGTGAGAGCCCTAACTTGGAGGAGGACGCTCTGCTCCTGAAGGAGACGTACGGGAAGATCTCCACCAAGTGA
- the amrS gene encoding AmmeMemoRadiSam system radical SAM enzyme — protein sequence MREALLYEKVGGSKVRCLLCERRCLIENGARGFCRTRVNIDGTLYTLTYGNLSALESRPIEIKPFFHFWPGSTSLTFSSWSCNFTCPWCQNWHLSKVEPDVSGVERIPPERVVEIASRRDEGVCVSFNEPTLLFEYSIDVFRLAKERGLYCTYVSNGYMTIEALKMLHESGLDGLKIDVKGGKEEYRKYNSADVDVVWRNAREAKRLGIHVEIVYLVVTNATDREEVVLDTIERHLKELGPDTPIHFTRYYPAYHYHEPPTKVEKLEWCYEQAKKAGIKFPYIGNVPGHRYENTYCPECGELLIKRHGYRVVRYALSDNNRCPRCGAEVPIVGRYVRKQAFSFW from the coding sequence ATGAGAGAAGCGCTGCTCTACGAGAAGGTAGGAGGCTCTAAAGTCCGCTGTCTACTCTGCGAGAGGCGCTGCTTGATAGAGAATGGTGCGCGCGGTTTCTGCCGAACTCGTGTTAACATCGATGGTACGCTGTACACGCTCACCTACGGTAACCTATCGGCGTTGGAGTCAAGGCCGATCGAGATTAAGCCCTTCTTCCATTTCTGGCCCGGTTCAACGTCTCTCACGTTCAGCAGCTGGAGCTGCAACTTCACGTGCCCCTGGTGCCAGAACTGGCACCTCTCCAAAGTTGAGCCGGACGTCAGCGGGGTTGAGCGGATACCTCCCGAGCGCGTGGTTGAAATAGCGTCCAGGCGCGACGAGGGCGTTTGCGTAAGCTTTAACGAGCCTACGCTGCTGTTCGAGTACAGTATCGATGTGTTTAGACTAGCAAAGGAGAGAGGCCTCTACTGCACCTACGTGAGCAACGGCTACATGACGATAGAGGCTCTAAAGATGCTGCATGAGAGCGGTCTCGACGGTTTAAAGATAGACGTGAAGGGGGGAAAAGAGGAATACCGAAAGTACAATAGCGCTGACGTTGACGTTGTATGGCGTAACGCTAGGGAGGCAAAACGGCTTGGTATTCACGTCGAGATAGTCTATTTGGTAGTTACGAACGCGACGGATCGCGAGGAGGTCGTATTGGATACCATCGAACGCCATCTCAAAGAGCTGGGGCCTGATACTCCCATCCACTTTACTCGCTACTATCCCGCCTACCACTACCATGAGCCTCCAACGAAGGTTGAGAAGTTGGAGTGGTGCTATGAGCAGGCAAAGAAGGCTGGCATCAAATTCCCCTACATTGGCAACGTGCCTGGCCACCGCTACGAAAACACGTACTGCCCCGAGTGTGGCGAATTGCTGATTAAGCGCCACGGCTATCGCGTTGTCCGGTACGCCTTGAGCGATAACAATCGATGCCCACGCTGCGGCGCCGAAGTGCCGATCGTTGGGCGATACGTTCGAAAACAGGCATTTTCGTTTTGGTGA
- a CDS encoding vWA domain-containing protein, whose protein sequence is MLRASDIRDLFERARSEMYVTPSHVVINVGNRRPGIRVKEGVFEIDVPRSLLDDPEGGPILLWYFRHDLAHLHYFPYNLRTVQMLARAAYEEVRSWAHAHNAVRLLADLQIDLFYLPLKFRQLPFHLTYEFSSKPRGIELLRYAACKHVYKEFIPNHRMDRDVAFYGSLLAEIVLSPRSYIAKVKAVATILKRLQAMGKLERLPKTAGEGIPLSEDLEHDLLAEVREVMRGLGKDEARELFRHWVKERVDFDKIKHDAEKVLEKITKQQTGKVDQQLTEEQISRESLRGEGEEPELPSKLSKPAAKVANLEELLWKAMWYRARAEEFLITYGSRRRGGTWAIYAYSDMWSVEDDIEDLDLEASFEEGPLIPEETTLKDVNVPSPSGEVLIEEQAPSVLVVLDTSRSMQGSIDDATVAAFAAYLSARRQGGRVSVLNFSTRYLVAGWDEPEIVKDLVLSLPQGELTLLPLAAINAQLAELEAGERALVIIVTDCGWQNLREALGFLERIAAAGHRVVVLHIEGWKYPKSVEAVSQARGVTLYRVREPSMLKHLAAAEAERGVAIGSRT, encoded by the coding sequence ATGCTACGCGCTAGCGATATCCGCGATCTCTTTGAAAGAGCCCGATCGGAGATGTACGTAACCCCCTCCCACGTAGTTATCAACGTTGGCAACCGTCGCCCCGGTATACGGGTCAAAGAGGGTGTCTTCGAAATTGATGTCCCGCGGAGTTTACTAGACGACCCTGAGGGGGGACCTATACTGCTCTGGTACTTTAGGCATGACCTAGCCCACTTGCACTACTTCCCGTACAATCTTAGGACCGTTCAAATGCTAGCTAGAGCGGCTTACGAGGAGGTCAGAAGCTGGGCACACGCGCACAACGCTGTTCGATTACTGGCCGACCTTCAGATAGACCTCTTTTACCTTCCTCTCAAATTCAGACAGCTGCCCTTCCACTTAACGTACGAGTTCTCATCGAAACCGAGGGGAATCGAGCTTCTGAGGTACGCCGCTTGCAAGCACGTATACAAGGAATTCATCCCCAATCATAGGATGGACAGAGACGTCGCTTTCTACGGCTCGTTGCTCGCCGAGATCGTTCTCAGCCCACGCTCTTACATCGCTAAGGTGAAAGCCGTCGCTACAATCTTGAAGAGGCTGCAGGCAATGGGTAAACTGGAAAGGCTTCCGAAGACGGCTGGCGAAGGAATTCCACTAAGCGAGGACTTGGAACACGATCTCCTCGCCGAGGTTAGAGAGGTCATGAGGGGGTTGGGTAAGGATGAGGCTAGGGAGCTTTTCAGGCACTGGGTCAAGGAGAGGGTAGATTTCGATAAAATAAAGCACGACGCGGAGAAAGTGCTGGAAAAAATCACGAAGCAGCAAACGGGAAAGGTAGATCAACAGCTTACGGAGGAACAAATCTCGAGAGAGTCCCTTAGGGGGGAGGGGGAGGAGCCGGAGCTGCCTTCCAAGCTCTCCAAGCCTGCAGCTAAGGTTGCAAACCTTGAAGAGTTGCTGTGGAAAGCCATGTGGTATCGGGCTAGAGCTGAAGAGTTCCTCATTACCTACGGTAGCCGTCGTAGAGGCGGCACCTGGGCGATCTACGCCTACTCGGACATGTGGAGCGTGGAGGACGACATTGAAGATCTGGATCTCGAGGCGAGCTTTGAGGAAGGTCCACTGATCCCGGAGGAAACAACGTTGAAAGATGTTAATGTTCCATCGCCCTCCGGCGAAGTGCTGATAGAAGAGCAAGCACCATCTGTGCTTGTAGTGCTCGACACCAGCAGAAGCATGCAGGGCTCGATCGATGATGCTACCGTCGCGGCGTTCGCAGCATATCTCAGCGCGAGGCGCCAGGGTGGGCGCGTATCCGTTCTGAACTTCTCTACCAGGTACCTGGTGGCCGGGTGGGATGAGCCAGAGATAGTGAAGGATCTCGTGCTTTCCTTGCCTCAGGGTGAGCTCACACTTCTTCCCCTCGCAGCCATTAACGCTCAGCTAGCCGAGTTGGAGGCGGGCGAGAGAGCGCTTGTGATTATTGTGACCGACTGCGGGTGGCAGAACCTCCGTGAAGCATTGGGCTTCCTTGAGAGAATAGCAGCTGCGGGGCACCGTGTTGTCGTACTGCACATAGAAGGGTGGAAGTACCCAAAGAGCGTTGAGGCGGTGTCGCAGGCCAGAGGCGTTACTCTGTATAGAGTTCGTGAACCATCCATGTTGAAGCACTTAGCTGCTGCTGAGGCTGAGAGAGGAGTGGCGATTGGGAGTAGAACCTAA
- a CDS encoding MoxR family ATPase, whose amino-acid sequence MGDLQASVKRLEEEVKNRFVGNDDAIRVLTLNLLHERSTALIRAPRGRGKSTLMLLFLKGLFGEDFIVLSGASEIKRGEVVARLHIPSLEKEGVERVIWSAFVRAKGKGIDEVNRLNPYTASNIYHLLQFGEVWAYGQRYVLGDFVLLANENPADPTTFIHPPPFYDRFDVCVNLSSLPLSDKFRLQKLVESYGSLVDTMPQVIDFETLREARREVKEVEVDVDLLATVNVLIRDLQVCIRGRDVSRVKPPALCEGCHFVHGICSSIREGPSERATLVLYNLLKAKAWMDGKVTEDDVYRLAPYVLIHRMELVKQERAPEELVKLLRRQRELNEERRARKQWAILSNLYKSFNKELYRLAGEIAVEDLVFAEEIMKLEQNWVSSGLLQYDQTLTARLMPDATR is encoded by the coding sequence ATGGGCGACCTACAGGCGAGTGTCAAAAGGCTTGAGGAAGAGGTGAAGAACAGATTCGTGGGTAATGACGATGCGATCAGGGTGCTCACACTGAACCTGCTGCATGAGAGATCCACCGCCCTCATTAGAGCGCCAAGGGGGAGGGGCAAGTCCACCCTAATGCTGCTTTTCCTTAAAGGTTTGTTCGGTGAGGATTTCATCGTGCTCTCCGGTGCATCTGAGATCAAGCGGGGTGAAGTAGTGGCGCGGCTTCACATACCATCCCTCGAGAAAGAGGGGGTTGAGCGCGTCATTTGGTCCGCTTTTGTGCGCGCTAAGGGTAAGGGAATCGATGAGGTGAACAGGCTCAACCCTTACACTGCCTCAAACATCTACCACCTGCTTCAGTTCGGCGAGGTATGGGCTTACGGACAACGCTACGTCCTTGGTGACTTCGTGCTTTTGGCCAATGAGAACCCCGCTGATCCGACCACCTTCATCCATCCTCCGCCATTTTACGACAGGTTCGACGTGTGCGTCAACTTATCTTCGCTCCCCCTAAGTGACAAGTTTAGACTGCAGAAGCTAGTCGAGTCTTACGGTTCTCTCGTCGACACGATGCCCCAGGTAATAGACTTTGAAACGTTGAGAGAGGCTCGGCGCGAGGTAAAGGAGGTCGAGGTCGACGTCGATCTCTTGGCTACGGTCAATGTACTCATAAGAGATCTACAGGTGTGCATTAGAGGCAGGGATGTGAGCCGAGTCAAACCCCCAGCACTCTGCGAAGGCTGTCACTTCGTCCACGGGATCTGCAGCTCGATAAGAGAAGGCCCTAGCGAGAGAGCGACGCTTGTCCTGTACAACCTTCTTAAGGCTAAAGCCTGGATGGACGGAAAAGTCACAGAGGATGACGTATACCGACTCGCTCCCTACGTCCTCATCCACCGGATGGAGCTTGTTAAGCAAGAGAGAGCACCGGAGGAGTTGGTAAAGCTCTTGCGAAGGCAGAGGGAGCTTAACGAGGAGAGGCGGGCAAGAAAGCAGTGGGCGATACTCAGCAACCTCTACAAATCCTTCAATAAGGAGCTGTACAGGCTGGCTGGCGAGATCGCGGTTGAGGATCTCGTTTTCGCGGAGGAAATTATGAAGCTGGAGCAAAACTGGGTTTCATCCGGCCTCCTGCAGTATGATCAAACTCTCACTGCAAGGTTGATGCCTGATGCTACGCGCTAG
- a CDS encoding CDP-2,3-bis-(O-geranylgeranyl)-sn-glycerol synthase: MERIIALALPCYVANATPVIVAKLLRRTHPLDFGLHFVDGRRLLGDSKSIEGFIAGVSAGLLAGYLLSLYGLLSVGEAVPLSFGTMLGDAMGSFIKRRLGLPSGAPAPLLDQLAFLAVALALYSLFYGYIEASVAVILFLITPPIHLATNVIAYKLRLKNKPW, encoded by the coding sequence GTGGAGCGCATCATAGCTCTAGCGCTTCCATGCTACGTGGCCAACGCAACTCCAGTTATCGTGGCTAAACTCCTACGCCGCACACACCCTCTAGACTTCGGGTTGCATTTTGTAGATGGACGAAGGCTTCTCGGCGATAGCAAGAGCATTGAAGGGTTCATCGCTGGAGTCTCTGCCGGCCTTCTAGCGGGCTATCTTCTATCGCTGTATGGTCTGCTCAGCGTTGGTGAGGCGGTCCCACTATCGTTCGGTACTATGCTAGGCGACGCTATGGGATCCTTCATTAAGCGGAGGTTGGGTCTGCCCAGCGGAGCTCCAGCTCCTCTACTTGATCAGCTTGCATTCCTCGCTGTAGCGTTGGCACTCTACAGCCTCTTTTACGGTTACATCGAAGCCTCGGTTGCGGTCATTCTATTTCTAATAACCCCGCCAATACATCTGGCAACGAACGTGATTGCCTACAAGCTCAGGCTGAAAAACAAGCCCTGGTGA
- a CDS encoding Lrp/AsnC family transcriptional regulator, with protein sequence MSEDRKQVVLDEIDRGLLRILQENAKTPYSKISKELGISEATVHLRIRKLVKQGVIKRFQAIVDPEKVGKDVVAIIALTVDPRRYESVLEKLKAMPDVYSIYDVTGEYYTILKVRVGSKEELTKVLDEIGRVEGVESTRTMFVLRVIKEETRIRID encoded by the coding sequence ATGTCTGAAGATCGGAAGCAGGTAGTATTGGATGAGATAGATAGAGGCCTCCTCAGGATACTCCAAGAAAACGCGAAGACCCCTTACTCAAAGATTTCGAAGGAGCTCGGTATCAGTGAAGCAACGGTGCATTTAAGGATTCGTAAGCTGGTGAAGCAAGGAGTTATAAAACGGTTCCAAGCAATTGTGGATCCTGAAAAAGTTGGTAAGGATGTTGTCGCTATAATCGCGTTAACGGTTGATCCCAGAAGGTACGAGAGTGTTCTAGAAAAGCTTAAGGCGATGCCGGACGTCTACAGCATTTACGATGTAACGGGTGAGTACTACACAATACTCAAGGTGCGGGTTGGCAGTAAGGAGGAACTAACTAAGGTGCTCGATGAGATCGGCAGAGTTGAAGGTGTAGAATCAACTCGCACAATGTTTGTCCTGCGAGTAATTAAAGAGGAGACTCGTATAAGGATAGATTAG